In Carassius carassius chromosome 7, fCarCar2.1, whole genome shotgun sequence, one genomic interval encodes:
- the LOC132142970 gene encoding uncharacterized protein LOC132142970 isoform X2 translates to MEAKGSGSGAEAEEAQKHTAMLWSIQEAVQRQTLQIGASACGATAVVDVLQALGITVTPETVDHCVRTSLRRNEAPLHDYLHSRSKAGATHLQLVSGAEQASGGRVVGRFFGLYPQRRLKLVPWLAHWIRRGAVPIATMNMQRAVPEGEEIPDAWHHQLIFGVAPGAVFMTNPLDVVSEEEVHERLCSESVLLVRREDVLKRLTPDAHLSQISDQHPDLRWKTLNVEGQTDDQRGRASHENASGDSRGVQLWSDFLRS, encoded by the exons ATGGAGGCGAAGGGATCCGGATCTGGAGCCGAAGCTGAGGAGGCACAGAAACACACGGCCATGCTGTGGAGCATCCAGGAGGCCGTTCAGAGGCAGACGCTGCAGATCGGGGCCTCGGCGTGTGGAGCCACAGCGGTGGTGGACGTCCTGCAGGCGCTGGGCATCACGGTGACTCCAGAGACGGTCGATCACTGCGTCAGGACGAGTCTGAGGAGGAACGAGGCGCCGCTGCATGATTACCTGCACTCCCGCAGCAAGGCCG GGGCCACACACCTGCAGCTGGTCTCCGGGGCCGAGCAGGCCAGCGGGGGCCGTGTTGTGGGACGGTTTTTTGGCCTGTATCCGCAGCGGAGGCTGAAGCTGGTGCCGTGGTTGGCGCACTGGATTCGGCGTGGAGCTGTTCCCATCGCCACCATGAACATGCAGCGGGCCGTTCCTGAAGGAGAAGAGATTCCTGACGCCTGGCATCACCAGCTCATCTTCGGAGTCGCACCCGGTGCTGTGTTCATGACCAACCCGCTGGACGTGG TGAGTGAAGAGGAGGTTCACGAGCGTCTGTGCAGCGAGTCAGTTCTACTCGTTCGCCGTGAAGACGTTCTGAAGAGACTGACACCTGACGCTCATCTATCACAGATATCAGATCAGCATCCCGACCTGCGCTGGAAAACATTAAACGTGGAGG GTCAGACAGATGATCAGCGAGGAAGAGCATCCCATGAAAACGCATCTGGTGATTCCCGCGGCGTACAGCTCTGGAGTGACTTTCTTCGCTCTTAG
- the LOC132142970 gene encoding uncharacterized protein LOC132142970 isoform X1, giving the protein MEAKGSGSGAEAEEAQKHTAMLWSIQEAVQRQTLQIGASACGATAVVDVLQALGITVTPETVDHCVRTSLRRNEAPLHDYLHSRSKAGATHLQLVSGAEQASGGRVVGRFFGLYPQRRLKLVPWLAHWIRRGAVPIATMNMQRAVPEGEEIPDAWHHQLIFGVAPGAVFMTNPLDVVSEEEVHERLCSESVLLVRREDVLKRLTPDAHLSQISDQHPDLRWKTLNVEDQVRQMISEEEHPMKTHLVIPAAYSSGVTFFALRDSDVAQELLSSPDLPPL; this is encoded by the exons ATGGAGGCGAAGGGATCCGGATCTGGAGCCGAAGCTGAGGAGGCACAGAAACACACGGCCATGCTGTGGAGCATCCAGGAGGCCGTTCAGAGGCAGACGCTGCAGATCGGGGCCTCGGCGTGTGGAGCCACAGCGGTGGTGGACGTCCTGCAGGCGCTGGGCATCACGGTGACTCCAGAGACGGTCGATCACTGCGTCAGGACGAGTCTGAGGAGGAACGAGGCGCCGCTGCATGATTACCTGCACTCCCGCAGCAAGGCCG GGGCCACACACCTGCAGCTGGTCTCCGGGGCCGAGCAGGCCAGCGGGGGCCGTGTTGTGGGACGGTTTTTTGGCCTGTATCCGCAGCGGAGGCTGAAGCTGGTGCCGTGGTTGGCGCACTGGATTCGGCGTGGAGCTGTTCCCATCGCCACCATGAACATGCAGCGGGCCGTTCCTGAAGGAGAAGAGATTCCTGACGCCTGGCATCACCAGCTCATCTTCGGAGTCGCACCCGGTGCTGTGTTCATGACCAACCCGCTGGACGTGG TGAGTGAAGAGGAGGTTCACGAGCGTCTGTGCAGCGAGTCAGTTCTACTCGTTCGCCGTGAAGACGTTCTGAAGAGACTGACACCTGACGCTCATCTATCACAGATATCAGATCAGCATCCCGACCTGCGCTGGAAAACATTAAACGTGGAGG ATCAGGTCAGACAGATGATCAGCGAGGAAGAGCATCCCATGAAAACGCATCTGGTGATTCCCGCGGCGTACAGCTCTGGAGTGACTTTCTTCGCTCTTAGAGACTCAGATGTTGCTCAGGAGCTTCTCAGCAGCCCAGATCTGCCTCCACTGTGA